CTTGACCTCATTGTTCATTGGCAGCGTTCCTTTAAAGTTAAGGATGGTGTATACAATGCTATAGCCTATGTTGAAAATCCAAATTTAGATTCGGGTGCGAGTCTTTTGTCATATAAATTTAAATTGTACGATAAAGATAATTTTTTAATTTACGAACGAGACGGGAAAACATTTATTCCTCCAAAGAAAATTTTCGGAATTTTTGAAAGTAACATATTGACCGGTACTCGTATTCCCACTAAAACCGATTTTGAATATTCTCCTCCCGCATGGAGACGAGACGCTACCCAAGAAAAATTTCTTTCAATTGCAAAACAAAACTTGGCAGTCAGTGACCAAGGATCGAGACTCACCGCTTCACTTGAAAACAATAATCTTGAGCCGGTTAGGAACATTGAGGCTGTCGCCTTGATATACGATACTGACACTGGGAATGCTGTCGGTACATCACGTACGGTTGTTGATAGTATCGAGAAGGGTTCTTCTGCTCCGCTTATTTTTACTTGGCCCGAAGCTTTTTTCGCTTCAACTACTCGTAACGAGATTTTGTACCGATTTTTACGATAATTTTTGGTTTGGATTATCATGATGGTGCAGAATCGATTATACTTAGTCACCTATGGTAAGAAACACTTTCGGTGTGCGTAAAATTTTTCTGGCGATCGACTGGACGTTAGTTCTCTGCCTCCTTCCTATTCTTGGCGCAGGATTGGTCACTATGAATTCTTTTGTGGGAGAAAGTGCTTTGTTCGATAAACAAATTGTTTGGATTTCTGTAGGATTTACCATTTTTTTTATTCTGAGTTTTTTTGATTTTCGTTTTTTGCGCCGCACTCCTGTGTTGGTTGCCTTATTTCTTATTTCGATTTTTACATTAAGTGTTCTTTTGGTGATTGGGGGAATCACAAACGGATCACAAAGTTGGTTTAATCTCGGTTTCTTTTTTCTTGAACCGGCCGATTTAAGCAAGCTCGTTTTGATTGCCATTTTGGCAAAATATTTTTCCCGTCGTCATATTGAGATAGCGCATATTCGTCATATTTTAGTTTCCGGACTCTATGCTCTTGTGCTATTTAGTCTTGTACTTTTACAGCCAGATTTCGGTTCGGCGGTTATCATTTTTTTGATTTGGTTTGGTATGGTATTGGTCTCGGGGATTTCCAAAAAACATTTAGCCTTAGTTTTTTTTGTTGGGATTGTTGCCTTCTTAAGTTTATGGTTTTTTGCTTTTAAAGAGTACCAGAAACATCGTATTATCAACTTCATTCATCCATTTTCGGATATTCGGGGGACTGGATACAATGCGTATCAGTCAACTATCGCAGTTGGTTCGGGAGAAATTTTTGGCAAGGGGATTGGATTCGGAACTCAATCGCGATTAAAATTTTTGCCAGAATACGAAACCGATTTTATTTTCGCTTCATTTGCTGAGGAGTGGGGTTTCGCGGGAGTTCTGCTGTTGTTTTTCTTATACGCAGTGGTTATTTGGAGAATTTTAGTTCATGCGATGAGAGGTGCGACAAATTTTGAAACCCTGTTTGGGTTGGGTCTCGCTATTTTTTTCATGAGCCATTTTTTTATAAACGTTGGCATGAATATCGGCCTTCTGCCGGTGACCGGTATCACACTTCCTTTCATGAGTTATGGAGGAACACATTTGATTACCGAATTCATTGGCCTCGGAGTATTGATGGGTATGAGTCGGTATCAGAGGCCGGCGCATAAAGACTTATCGAAAAATGAATTTCTTGGGGTGATGGGGGAGGAGGTATAAAAGTGTAGCCAGAAATTTTGCCGCAAAATTTCGGGGCAGGAAAATGTTGACATTGAGTTTTAAAATGTTAGTTTGGACTTAGGTTTTTTGCAAAAGATCGAATTTTATGGACCCTAATTTGCTGACCTTTATTGTTGGGCATTGTGATGATAATTTTAAGGGGAAGGAAAGACAAATCCTTCTGACCATATTGAGGGATGATCCGGAACGCTCGCGCGCGTGGGCAAGGGTTGCATTGCGCACGTGGACGATTGCGTTTCGTGAAAAGTGTCGCGTGGCAGTCACCATAGGTGATTATGATGAAAGCGCTCTAACTGTCGTGGCGCGACTTCAACAACACTTCGCCTCCGAGATCGCTATTTTACCGAGGTTAGTTCCTACAACCGCACCGGCATAATTGGTTGCGGTTTTTTTTATGATTAGATAGAAAGGTGGTTATTAAAAAATGGACACTATAGTATTCGCTTACTTTAGAGACCATGGTCTCTAAAGTAAGCGAATACGGTTAGAAAAGTATTAAGAAAGTGTTTTGTAGAGCGTGATGGTTTCTTCTACCATTTTCTCAAGAGTGAATTTTGTTTCCACGGTTTTTTTAAGATTCTCTCCAAATTCTTTATTTTTTTCTGGATGGGCAATTAAATACGAAAGGGCGTGAGCGATTTCCTTCGGTCTTTTTTCTTTAATCAAAATACCCGATTTCATGTCTTCAATTATTTCTGGAATACCACCGACGTTTGTCGCAATAGTGGGCAAACTGGCCTGACCTGCTTCAAGGGCAACGTACGGCAAGCCTTCTTTAAGAGAGGGAAGAAGAAAGACATCAAATGCTTGGAGGAGTTCTGCCGCTCCAGGGTATTCCCCAGCAAGGGAAACAATGTCTTCAAGTTTTTCTTGTTTAATAAGTAATTCCAAATTATTTTTTTCTTCTCCGCCACCAATAATGACGTAGACAATTTTGTCTGGGGTGACATTTTCAAAATTGTTTGGGCGTATAAGTAAACTGCAGGCGTTAATGGCATGATCAAGACCTTTGTTTTTGTGTAACTCAGCAATGGTGCCAATCCAAATTTTTTTGTCGTCGAGCTGTTTGCCGATTTTTTGATTGATAATTTTTCGCGCTTCGTCCCTGCTTTTAAAGACCGGTTTTTCTATACCGTTGTGAATCACGGAAATTTTTTCTTGAACAAAAATAAACTCTTTTACTTTTTCTCGATCATCATTTGAGACAACGATAGTGCGATGGCTCAGAAAAATGGTCACCCAAGAAAGATACTCAATTATTTTTTTCGTAAACGGTTTCCTTTTTTCTTTGAATGCCCAGCCGTGAGCAGTAAAGAGTACTTTACAAGTTGAAAGTTGAAAGTTGAAAGCTGAAAGTTTAAGAGAGAGATTATACAGATGAGCGGCAACAGCGCCGAGGGCGCCGGCTTTTGAACTGTTTAGATGAACGATATCGGGTTGAGTTTCTTTAATTATTTTATAGATGTTGAAAAAGGCTTTTATTTCTTTAAGCACTCTGACATCGCGTTCAAGTCCCGAAATACTGAATGTTGGAACTCCCGCGCTTTCCAGCTTGTTTTTCAAGTATCCTTTGCCACCAAGGGCAACCATTGGCTCGAATGAATCCTTGGGAAGTTTTGTTGCCAAGTCAAACACATACCTTTGGGCACCGCCGAAGTTGCTTTTGGTGATGATAAACAATATTTTCAGTTTTTTCTTGCCAGAATCCATTGGGATCAATTATAACCTAAAGAGGCTAGTTAGGGTTACAATTGAAATACAAAATACAAATCGACACAAAAATACAAATAACGGAATTCGTATATTCGTACTAATTTGTAATTTGTGTTTACCCTAGATATTTTAGAATTTTCTGCTATAATACTGCAATCATGTCAATTCTTAACCGGAAAGAGTACCTCATCCTTGGCATAGGCGATATTTTAATATTTTTCTTCGCTCTCTGGCTCATGTTGTTTGTGCGGTATGGGGCAGGGTTAGACAAAGATATTTTTTATGCCCATCTTTCGCCTTTTTCTTTGCTCATTATCGCGTGGCTCGTGGTTTTTTTTGTAGCGGGTTTGTATGAAAAACATACCTTGCTGTTGCGGAGTCGCTTACCGAACATTGTGCTTAAATCTGCCATTGTGAACAGTTTCTTGGCGGTAATCTTTTTTTACTTTATTCCATATTTTGGAATTGCTCCTAAGGTCAATTTGTTTTTATACCTTTTATTTTCCTCAGTCTTCATTTTGTTCTGGCGAATGTACGGATATCGTTTTTTTTACACTAGAAAAAAACAGGACGCTATTAGCATCGGCACGGGGGTTGAGCTCGCTGAGCTTACCAAAGAGGTCAATCAAAACGAACGCTACAACATTCGATTCGTTGATTCATTCGACATTGGCAGTGTAAACCCTCTTGAGTTTAAAAAAATTGTTTCTGCTCGAATTGAAAACGATCAAGTTGCTCTGATTGCGGCTGATTTTAAGAATAAAAAAATTGAACCCTTGTTGCCGTATTTGTACGATCTGATTTTTAAAAATGTGGAGTTTGTTGATATTCATGTGTTGTATGAAGAAATTTTCGACCGCATTCCCATTTCTCTTATTAACTACGATTGGTTTTTGGAATATGTTTCTGTCGGAACTTCGGCAAGCTATGACGGTCTGAAACGACTCATGGATATTGTTATTTCAATTCCGCTCCTCATTATTCCCGTGCTCACGTATCCATTTGTCTTTATCGCGATGAAGTTGGAGGATGGCCGGCCAGTATTTTCTTCTCAGACACGTGTTGGAAAAAACAATCACAAGGTTAGACTTTTGAAATTTAGAACCATGTCATTTAATGATGACGGAGATTGGAAAGGTTTGGGGAAGGTGAATAAGGTGACGAAAGTTGGTGCCTTTTTGAGAAAAACTCGTTTAGATGAATTTCCTCAGTTGTGGAATGTTTTGAGAGGGGATATTTCTTTAATCGGCCCGCGTCCTGAATTTCCCGAACCGGTACAGCACTACGTGGAAGAAATTCCATATTACAATACTCGTCACCTGATCAAACCGGGGCTTTCCGGTTGGGCACAGCTCTATCACGAAAATCATCCGCACCACGAGGCAGATGTTAACGAAACCCGCGTAAAACTTTCGTATGATTTATATTACATCAAGAATCGCTCGTTCTTTTTGGATTTGAAAATTGCGCTTAAAACAATGAAAACGTTGCTGTCGCGATCGGGGGTTTAAAGCTTGAAGCTAAAAGCTTTCAGCTGTAAGCTTTTAGAACTCTCAAGAGTTGTATACATATATGAAAAAGCAAAACACAAAATCTGGTGAAGAAAATAAAAAAGTAGTGGTAGTTGGTGGCGCCGGATTTATCGGCTCAACTCTCGCAGACGCTCTTATTGAAAAGGGTTTCAGTGTTGAAATTATCGACAATTTATCTGGCGGAAAAATGGAAAATGTGAATCCAAAGGCCAAATTTCACAACGCCGATGTCTGCGATTTGGAAGCTATCAAGCCAATTATTAAGGGTGCTCAATTTGTTTTTCATTTCGCGGCTTTGCCTCGCGTGCAGTACTCCATTGAAAAGCCGGTAGAAACTTCGGAGGTGAATGTCATGGGAACATTGAACGTGTTGGTTGCCGCCAAAGAGGGTGGTGTCAAACGCGTTATCTACTCGGCCTCAAGTTCAGCCTACGGAGATCAACCCGTAATGCCACTGGTTGAAAATATGTCGGCCAGTCCAAAAAGTCCCTACGGTTTACAGAAATATATTGGCGAATTGTAT
The window above is part of the Patescibacteria group bacterium genome. Proteins encoded here:
- a CDS encoding NAD-dependent epimerase/dehydratase family protein encodes the protein MKKQNTKSGEENKKVVVVGGAGFIGSTLADALIEKGFSVEIIDNLSGGKMENVNPKAKFHNADVCDLEAIKPIIKGAQFVFHFAALPRVQYSIEKPVETSEVNVMGTLNVLVAAKEGGVKRVIYSASSSAYGDQPVMPLVENMSASPKSPYGLQKYIGELYCRLWSEVYGVETVSLRYFNVYGPRLDPSGAYALVIGKFLKQRSEGQALTITGDGKQTRDFTHVHDVVRANLLAAESTNVGKGEVINIGAGKNCSINDLAKMIGGKVEYVAARIEPHDTLADNSLAKKLLGWEPQVSLEEGIDELKKIFKL
- a CDS encoding sugar transferase: MSILNRKEYLILGIGDILIFFFALWLMLFVRYGAGLDKDIFYAHLSPFSLLIIAWLVVFFVAGLYEKHTLLLRSRLPNIVLKSAIVNSFLAVIFFYFIPYFGIAPKVNLFLYLLFSSVFILFWRMYGYRFFYTRKKQDAISIGTGVELAELTKEVNQNERYNIRFVDSFDIGSVNPLEFKKIVSARIENDQVALIAADFKNKKIEPLLPYLYDLIFKNVEFVDIHVLYEEIFDRIPISLINYDWFLEYVSVGTSASYDGLKRLMDIVISIPLLIIPVLTYPFVFIAMKLEDGRPVFSSQTRVGKNNHKVRLLKFRTMSFNDDGDWKGLGKVNKVTKVGAFLRKTRLDEFPQLWNVLRGDISLIGPRPEFPEPVQHYVEEIPYYNTRHLIKPGLSGWAQLYHENHPHHEADVNETRVKLSYDLYYIKNRSFFLDLKIALKTMKTLLSRSGV
- the rodA gene encoding rod shape-determining protein RodA → MVRNTFGVRKIFLAIDWTLVLCLLPILGAGLVTMNSFVGESALFDKQIVWISVGFTIFFILSFFDFRFLRRTPVLVALFLISIFTLSVLLVIGGITNGSQSWFNLGFFFLEPADLSKLVLIAILAKYFSRRHIEIAHIRHILVSGLYALVLFSLVLLQPDFGSAVIIFLIWFGMVLVSGISKKHLALVFFVGIVAFLSLWFFAFKEYQKHRIINFIHPFSDIRGTGYNAYQSTIAVGSGEIFGKGIGFGTQSRLKFLPEYETDFIFASFAEEWGFAGVLLLFFLYAVVIWRILVHAMRGATNFETLFGLGLAIFFMSHFFINVGMNIGLLPVTGITLPFMSYGGTHLITEFIGLGVLMGMSRYQRPAHKDLSKNEFLGVMGEEV
- a CDS encoding glycosyltransferase gives rise to the protein MDSGKKKLKILFIITKSNFGGAQRYVFDLATKLPKDSFEPMVALGGKGYLKNKLESAGVPTFSISGLERDVRVLKEIKAFFNIYKIIKETQPDIVHLNSSKAGALGAVAAHLYNLSLKLSAFNFQLSTCKVLFTAHGWAFKEKRKPFTKKIIEYLSWVTIFLSHRTIVVSNDDREKVKEFIFVQEKISVIHNGIEKPVFKSRDEARKIINQKIGKQLDDKKIWIGTIAELHKNKGLDHAINACSLLIRPNNFENVTPDKIVYVIIGGGEEKNNLELLIKQEKLEDIVSLAGEYPGAAELLQAFDVFLLPSLKEGLPYVALEAGQASLPTIATNVGGIPEIIEDMKSGILIKEKRPKEIAHALSYLIAHPEKNKEFGENLKKTVETKFTLEKMVEETITLYKTLS